Proteins from one Magnetococcales bacterium genomic window:
- the bioD gene encoding dethiobiotin synthase, translating into MSDRVPGVFVTGTDTGVGKSVAAAWLARRLNACYWKPVQSGLADETDSLLVARLAGIGADRIWSETHRLHAPLSPHESARLDGVEIGLADFVWSESGGRPVVVEGAGGVMVPLNGRDRMIDLMVRLALPVVVVARTALGTINHTLLTLEALRARHLEVAGVILSGLPNRVNREAIMGFGGVALLAEIPWLDPLTPEVLAAVSPWPGEGWEELGRRMAA; encoded by the coding sequence ATGAGTGATCGGGTTCCGGGGGTGTTTGTCACCGGAACCGATACCGGGGTGGGCAAGAGCGTGGCCGCGGCTTGGCTGGCGCGTCGGTTGAACGCCTGCTACTGGAAGCCGGTCCAGTCCGGGTTGGCGGATGAGACCGACAGCCTGCTGGTGGCCCGTCTCGCCGGAATCGGCGCGGATCGGATCTGGTCGGAAACCCATCGTTTGCACGCGCCGTTGTCGCCCCACGAATCCGCCCGTCTGGATGGGGTGGAGATCGGCTTGGCGGATTTCGTCTGGTCGGAGTCCGGGGGGCGTCCGGTGGTGGTGGAGGGGGCCGGAGGGGTGATGGTGCCTTTGAACGGTCGGGATCGGATGATCGATCTGATGGTGCGTCTGGCCCTGCCGGTGGTGGTGGTGGCCCGGACCGCCTTGGGGACCATCAATCACACCCTGTTGACCCTGGAAGCGTTGCGTGCGCGCCATCTGGAGGTGGCCGGAGTGATTTTGTCCGGGCTGCCCAACCGGGTCAACCGGGAGGCCATCATGGGGTTTGGCGGGGTGGCTTTGCTGGCGGAGATTCCCTGGCTGGATCCGTTGACGCCGGAGGTTTTGGCTGCCGTCTCCCCGTGGCCGGGGGAGGGATGGGAGGAATTGGGTCGGAGAATGGCCGCATGA
- the bioB gene encoding biotin synthase BioB: MAALHGDPITPEQALRVLTDPELPLLALLDAAFMVRRHHFGLGVRVHILNNVQNGLCPEDCNYCAQSTSSAGSVPVYRLKSDAAILEDAKRAYDSGAFRYCMVLSGRGPGEERLDHLAALVTRLKATFPMEVCLSAGFIDPNQAARLKQAGLDRYNHNLNTSESRYGTICHTHTYADRVATLEAARSVGLEVCSGLIIGMGEGPDEVVEVARTLNRLDARSIPVNFYVHAPGSQLGDQNHLTPESCLRTLCLFRFLNPSAEIRAAGGREANLRALESLALYPANSLFAEGYLNTGGHSADKTLQMIVDAGFTVERVDEHE, translated from the coding sequence ATGGCGGCCCTTCACGGTGATCCCATCACCCCGGAACAGGCGTTGCGGGTGCTGACGGATCCGGAATTGCCCCTGTTGGCGCTGCTCGATGCGGCGTTCATGGTCCGCAGGCACCATTTCGGGCTGGGGGTGCGGGTGCATATTCTCAACAATGTGCAAAACGGATTGTGTCCCGAAGACTGCAACTACTGCGCGCAATCCACCAGCAGCGCCGGCAGCGTACCGGTTTATCGTCTCAAGTCCGACGCCGCCATTTTGGAAGATGCCAAGCGCGCTTATGATTCCGGAGCGTTTCGCTACTGCATGGTGTTGTCGGGCCGGGGACCGGGGGAGGAGCGGCTTGATCATTTGGCCGCCCTGGTCACCCGTCTGAAGGCGACCTTTCCCATGGAGGTGTGTCTGTCTGCCGGATTCATCGATCCGAACCAGGCGGCGCGGCTGAAACAGGCGGGATTGGATCGCTACAACCACAATCTCAACACCTCCGAATCCCGTTACGGCACCATCTGTCACACCCACACCTACGCCGACCGGGTGGCCACCCTGGAAGCGGCCCGTTCCGTGGGGCTGGAGGTGTGCAGCGGCTTGATCATCGGCATGGGGGAGGGGCCGGACGAGGTGGTGGAGGTGGCCCGCACCTTGAACCGTCTCGATGCCCGTTCCATTCCGGTGAATTTTTATGTGCATGCGCCGGGCTCTCAACTCGGCGACCAGAACCATCTCACCCCGGAATCCTGTCTGCGCACGTTGTGTCTGTTTCGTTTTCTCAATCCTTCCGCGGAGATTCGCGCGGCGGGCGGACGGGAGGCCAATCTGCGCGCCCTGGAGTCCCTGGCCTTGTATCCGGCCAACTCCTTGTTTGCCGAAGGCTATCTCAATACCGGGGGCCACTCGGCGGACAAGACTTTGCAAATGATCGTCGATGCCGGTTTCACCGTGGAGCGGGTGGATGAACATGAGTGA
- the bioA gene encoding adenosylmethionine--8-amino-7-oxononanoate transaminase has product MSDIDTWIALDRAHVWHPYTQQATAPVPLPIVSGQGAWLRGADGRNYLDLIASWWVSIHGHAHPVIARAIAEQAGRLEQVIFTGLTHEPAVRLAAALVKRLPEGLSRVFFSDDGSTAVEVAMKMACQYWRNQGEERGRFLVFEGGYHGDTVGAMSASRSSGFFEGYGRMLFPVDSVPFPATWDGDEAVAEKEARALEALERYLESSGLGCVAMLVEPLIQGAGGMRMCRPSFLAAVAGRLRQAGVLLIVDEVMTGFGRCGTLFACEKAGIAPDLICLSKGLTGGFLPMAVTVCREGIYEAFLGETFDRALAHGHSFTANALGCAAALASLGLFETEQTLVRIAAIEAIHRERLAALGRAVEFPRVMGVVAAMELALVDRGYGSRITPQLIQFFLDRGMIVRPLGAVLYLIPPYCISAEDLHRGWDGIDAAIRQFSHY; this is encoded by the coding sequence ATGAGCGATATCGACACCTGGATCGCCCTGGATCGGGCCCATGTCTGGCATCCCTACACCCAGCAGGCCACGGCTCCGGTGCCGTTGCCCATCGTTTCCGGGCAGGGGGCGTGGTTGCGGGGGGCGGATGGTCGGAATTATCTGGATCTGATCGCCTCCTGGTGGGTTTCCATCCACGGACATGCCCATCCAGTGATCGCCCGGGCCATCGCCGAGCAGGCCGGACGGTTGGAACAGGTGATCTTCACCGGTTTGACCCACGAACCGGCGGTGCGGTTGGCGGCGGCGTTGGTGAAACGGTTGCCCGAGGGGTTGAGTCGGGTATTCTTTTCCGATGACGGCTCCACGGCGGTGGAAGTGGCCATGAAGATGGCCTGTCAGTATTGGCGCAATCAGGGAGAGGAGCGGGGGCGTTTTTTGGTGTTCGAGGGGGGGTATCACGGGGATACGGTGGGGGCCATGTCCGCCAGTCGCTCTTCGGGTTTTTTCGAAGGGTATGGACGGATGCTGTTTCCGGTGGACAGCGTACCGTTTCCCGCCACCTGGGATGGGGATGAGGCGGTCGCGGAAAAAGAGGCCCGGGCGCTGGAGGCGTTGGAGCGTTATCTGGAGTCCAGTGGTTTGGGGTGCGTGGCCATGCTGGTGGAACCGTTGATCCAGGGAGCCGGAGGCATGCGCATGTGTCGTCCCAGTTTTTTGGCGGCGGTGGCCGGGCGGTTGCGACAGGCTGGCGTGTTGTTGATCGTCGATGAGGTGATGACCGGTTTCGGGCGGTGCGGAACGTTGTTCGCTTGCGAAAAGGCCGGGATCGCGCCGGATTTGATCTGTCTGTCCAAAGGGTTGACCGGGGGATTTCTGCCCATGGCGGTCACGGTGTGTCGCGAGGGGATTTACGAGGCTTTTCTGGGGGAGACCTTTGATCGGGCCTTGGCCCATGGTCATTCGTTCACGGCCAATGCGTTGGGATGCGCGGCGGCGTTGGCGTCGCTGGGTCTGTTCGAGACGGAACAGACTTTGGTCCGCATTGCCGCCATCGAGGCGATTCATCGGGAACGGTTGGCCGCGTTGGGGCGAGCGGTGGAGTTTCCCAGGGTGATGGGTGTGGTGGCGGCGATGGAACTGGCGTTGGTGGATCGGGGGTATGGATCCCGGATCACGCCGCAATTGATTCAATTCTTTTTGGACCGGGGCATGATCGTTCGGCCTTTGGGGGCGGTGCTGTATCTGATTCCCCCGTACTGCATTTCCGCCGAGGATCTGCATCGGGGCTGGGATGGCATCGACGCGGCGATCCGACAGTTCTCCCACTATTGA